CAAAAAGCAATATATATTACCAGTTGGTGGCAAAATGTTCTTCACAAAAATGAAGATAGCCTTTTCTGGACTCAGCTTGATTCTCTTCCGCACCACATAAACAAANNNNNNNNCGGTCATCCAAGAGGTATTAATATTTACCATGAAGAATGAGGGAAAAAGACAATGAAAGAAATCAGAAACAGAATCCACAGAACATAATCAAATATTCAGACCAATGTTCCAATCAGCGTGCTATCTTATCGTACAGCACATTATACCATGTTAAAAAATGAGTCAAAAGGTGTGCTACTTCAAGAAAATTTTAGTTTAAGGCCACAAGGGGCAGAAACCGTGAAACCCGCAACTTATACAGGTTCCAGCCAAACCCCAAAGAAACACAAGTAAAAAGCTAGTTTCCAAAAGtgcatatatttttcaaattttgacgTAGAAGGTGTTTGACATTCAAAGTAATTGAGTTTAATAAACtgtaaagaaattaaaattgcacTTATCATCAAAGGtaataaaaaaactaacttTTTCTTATCAATTTCAGGAACATCACTCTTCTCTGCCCTTTCAACAATTACCTACACCAAAACAATAAGCCAAATTAATAATCAAGAAATGAGATTACAATGATTGATGCACACAGTAGAGCGGTCATTACTGGAATTCTATCAGGATACTTCTCTCTTATGCGAGCTGCCTCAGCCTGCCTCCTTTCTGCAATATAAATGTTTGCACAAGTTACAGAACATcgtgaataataataataataataataataataataataataataataataataataataaaaaatacaaaacaaatgcattgaaaacttaaatttttaatattttcaataagAACTTTCTTAATTTGTAAACTTAACATGTGCCCTTAGCTAAACCctaacaataaaaatacaagCACATACCAAGAGTTATTTTACCAtatgatgaaaagaaaaattctgAGCAgctaataaaagaataaataaaaagggtatgatttctgttttgaataaataaataaattaataaataagtaaTATCCACCGGGGGAAACAACAATTAACCCATCACATGACCTAATAGCTAATATAGCAGATTAGCCGTAAAGAAAATATAATTACGTTCTTCAACATTGAACTTATGAATTAatcaaagagagaaaaataagaaagctAGCACAAGCACAAGGAATTTGCTGAGTTTAGTAAAAGTTTCtataataaaaacacaaaaagagcTTATTTCTCATCGGAGGGCACATAATGGAGCTCAAAATTACACAAATTTGAAACCGCAATAAAAATCGAAACGCAAATTGCAATTCACAAAAGAGATAAAGCATGCAACGTATTACAACCCATACAAGGAAAATTgaagaaaacaaaaggaaaacagAGAGAATCGAACCAAGTGGGTGTTCCATCTTGAATGAGCTCTTAGCCATGGTAAATAATTCTGCAGCAGAATACGCGCAGAGAAATTCAATCAGAAATTAGGGTTTGCAAGGATAGCAACGATCGATcgatgaaaaacaaaaaataatttaacagaAAAGAGGAAcgaaattggttatgttagggaaaaacaaaaaataatttaatcgcTTACCAAtgggagagaagagagagagagagagagagagagagagagaagaaaccGAACGTAGCTGTAAGCAAACAAAAGCTTGTTATTCTAATTCCGTGGTGTTTTAGTTCATTAGGTTTTGAAAACCTCTGTCAgctcttctcacatgtccacaAAATAGAAAACCTTTGCTTAACGACAccgtttcctttttttttttttccacacTATCGCAATACCCAACCGGCTGAGGAGTAACTCGTCACCGATATGAGTGACTTTTCCTACACAGTTCGAAGCTCCGGCATGTACTCATGTGCTTTGACTTTTTACAAAAACAAATTATATTTCACCCAAAAAAACAAAGGGGCCTTAGCCcaagtataatttttatttacaaagttTTCAACCCCATCTTTTTATATAGATCAAAACCCACAAAGGTCCCAATAAATAAAGGTGGTAAACGAGGGCGAAATTCGCCGGActggtttattaaaaaaaatatgcaggaataaaaatttgaaactttaataattaaaaagctCGTCTAACTTATACAGTCTAACTGTGGGTTTCAGCAGTACAGGACAGGTTTTTTCGATGGCCTTGtcgttttttttaaattgaagatGATAATCGAAGAtattttaagttataatttgaattatattttatatttgattgattagagatttaaagatatttaattatatattttggacaatgttgattgtattattttattttaaaaacttggttgatgattatgttatatatttagaattataaaaattttaatatttttaaatttaaaaattataaatttattgaaatgattgtaaaattatatatattgtttaatatttaatagtttattaataaaaaataaaaaattaattaaaaaaaaagataatttgtAAGTTTAACTCGCTAATCTGCCATTAGACAGGACGGCAAAAGAATTTAAAACCACCTCACTAGATGGAATGGGATGGATCATCCCACCAAATGATGGGCTTCTGACTCCGCAGGATGAAATAGTATATTTGTCACCCCCTACCAACAAAAAAGTGAGTGACTTATAAACTAACAATGGAAGATCAAAGTTTTCATtatgacaaaagaaaaattcaaagttttcacatatattttaactttttagcAAGTTCAACTAAaaaggtaattttttaataacaaaacaaagaaagtaattttttcatctaacatcaatcaattttttttaattttaaattttaaatcttaaattttaaattttatatcataaaattttttagcatttcaatatattttatttatgtttagaaTGTTCACAACACATAATATGACAATCATACACATATTAAtatgttaaattcaaattttttttgttggcaTCTCCATTAATAGGCAACGGATTCCTTGCTCCATATTTTATGTGGGAGTATCATTAACCCActtcaaaataattataaattgaaccccgttttttttttgaaaaaactaaaaattagaaattgacCTCTGTATTTATTAAGTTTTACACTCttccctttttaattttgatcacAAATTCAACGTTGTAAACCATTTGCTCTGATAGGGTTTTGTCCTCTTTCAATAGTGATTGACATggtctcttcctcttcctctgccGTCTCTCTCATCCGCTCATCTTCGCCATGTAACCCGCTTCTGCAGCTGCCTCGCAACTTGCTTCCGCTTCTACTGCGCCGCGCAACCCACTTCCCCGCCGTCGCGCAACCCGCTTCCCCGCCGCCGCACAACCCGATTCCCCAGCTTTCTATCAGGTAACATTTTCACCCTatctcttgtatatatatattttcttacttctttccaAACTCAGATtctatttagtttattttgttttattgctttttctatggTAAGTTTTTGGTAAATTTAAATgaagtttaatttcaatttatgttTGATATATGTTAAAGGAAACTTTGTTTCAATTGTTTATCAGTGATTCTATTTTTCTGGTTCATATGTGTTGTTTCTTCTTATTTATTGGTAACAACCTTAATTTGATTGATTCTGTATGTgcatattaaatttgatttcttACTAGCTAGCTAGCTTGCTATAGTGATATGACATTATTATTATGCACAGCTTCGTATTTAGGGCTTAAAGAGTTTTTACCACCATATTTGGATCCAAATCTCACAAATCAAGAACTCATCACAGGAGTCAACTTTGCCTCTGATGGTTCTGGTTATGACACACTTACACCAACTCCTCAGTGTATCTATAACACTAGTCTCTTTCTTTATCTACATCTTATTTATCACATGCATGAAATggttataatttctttttttttcctcaaaTATATGTTTCATTGCCTAGCTTTAATTTGTCaatttggttaaaaatatttttgtacaaAATTACTTACCTAAATCCTCTTTATGTATAGATATAGATGGATAGAAGTATTAAGTATACATAGATTGGTTAATTTTTCTGAATTTGCATTGGTCTCTCTattaattgcagaatgtaattTCAATTCGAAAACAGTTGGAACATttaaaagaatacaaaaatagGTTGGAGAGGATTCTTGGTAAACAGAAGATCATATGAAGAACGCTATATTTTTCAGAAGTGCAGGGACAAATGactttgttattaattattttacattgCCAATACGAAGAAAGACAGAGGATAAGTTATTGTTTGGAACGGTGTAGAATTGAAGGAAGTAATTGGTAtccagaggaagagaaagaagaggacAGAGGATAAGTTATTGTTTTGCAGCATGAAGCAGCAGCTACCTGGCGTTGATGCTAAATTGCAGAAGATTACAGAagataagagaagagaagagaagagaagcaTTTCTGCTAgggtttttcattcaatttcatTCAGCGCCATTCTCTCATCCTCTTCCTCTACTGTATCTCTTGTTCGCCAATCCTCGCCGCCACATCACGCTTCAGACGACGCCGCAACCTGCTTCCACCGCCGCCGCGCAAGACGCTGCCTCAACGCTTGGAGGTTAGTTAATCATTATGCCTTTTCAATTCATCATTTcgtatgtttttttcttttttgggtgATAATAGTGATGATATTGCTGTGCTACTCAGTAGTTAGGAGGAATGTTATTGCCatgaaaatgaaacaaaattgaGTGTAAAGGCCAATCAAATCTGAACTTTGAGCATAAGGGGATCAAATCCTTGTTGAACCATTCCCTTTTCAACGTCAAAACCTCAACTAGCAAAGTAGATGACTGAATCAAAGAATTTTACCTTTATAACAATAATGATTTCATGTCTATATAAATTTGTTTCCAGtaaagttataattaaattctTGTGCAGATGTGTGAATGTGATTccatacaaaataataatttttctttgtataATTATGGCCTCATGTCCATTTTAACCCCCTTCTTGGCTTTTTGCACTTTGCTATTCCTTTTTTCTTGCCTTTATTGCAAGTCCATAAccatatgatatgatatgaatGTCATTTGATAATGACTTGGATGATCACATGAACATTGAAGATGACTCACTAGTAAGTATTTTTACCAATGAGTTAAGACAGAGTCTTAATTGCTGCCTATTAGCTAGTACTATTGATATCATATTGCTTATATTGTAGGTATATGATGAGAATGCTTCGTACAGTAGCAATGAAGTGGTGTAATATGGTATAGTATTTTGGTTTAAGGTTGTGGAATCCTTTATTTCTGGTTTAAGATGCTAGTTAGGAATATTTCATgtagatttatttacaaaggcCATGTGAAATGCGAGATTTAACTTGAGCATTAGACCATACATTAGGTTCCAAAAATTGACTCCCATAGAATTCATTGTAAACATtttctcccttccccctttccTTTTTAAATCCTGTTgtaatttcaattaaaattattcaatatgATATGGTTAATTTTGATCTTACCTGTAATTGTGTGACAGTTCTGATCTGAAATTAGCAATAGCCTTGCAACAACAGGATATCACTACATTCCAAATATGTATAAGCCACTGCCTTTtcactttcatctttctttctgGTTAATTTTTATGAATCTAAGATGAGTTTGTGTTGTGAAATTGGATTCTGAGTTTTCAGATTCTAAGTTTTCAAATGGCTTTAAGATCAAGGAATGCAGGACTGTCTACTAACAGCAATAACGCAGAATGGATTGAACCATGATCTTTAGGGCAATTGCTTTTAATGCTATATCCTTTGGTGTGTCTTGTTGGATTTATCTTAAACTAGGCTAATATCTTTGGTCCTATATGAAGTATTTGGTCAAGAAAACTACTCTTACCAACATTTTTAATTCTCCCAGTTGCCCTTACTAACATTCATCTTTCATGTTCATGTCATTTGGAGttggtttttactttttaccatTAAAAAAGGAAATATATGTAATCGATGTGGTGGTGAATTAAATTGACTTTCAGCAAGGAAAGATTCGGACTGCGTCAAGCAGAGACTTGATGGTCAGAGAACCGGGATAAGGTATACAAAAGGTACAATGTTCATAGTAGTGCAGTCAAGTCTTCCAACCAAGCAGGGGCACCGCAT
The genomic region above belongs to Arachis duranensis cultivar V14167 chromosome 3, aradu.V14167.gnm2.J7QH, whole genome shotgun sequence and contains:
- the LOC127745686 gene encoding uncharacterized protein LOC127745686 isoform X1 — translated: MKQQLPGVDAKLQKITEDKRREEKRSISARVFHSISFSAILSSSSSTVSLVRQSSPPHHASDDAATCFHRRRARRCLNAWRYMMRMLRTVAMKWCNMQGKIRTASSRDLMVREPG
- the LOC127745686 gene encoding uncharacterized protein LOC127745686 isoform X2, with amino-acid sequence MKQQLPGVDAKLQKITEDKRREEKRSISARVFHSISFSAILSSSSSTVSLVRQSSPPHHASDDAATCFHRRRARRCLNAWRYMMRMLRTVAMKWCNMF